The following proteins are encoded in a genomic region of Anaerolineae bacterium:
- the panB gene encoding 3-methyl-2-oxobutanoate hydroxymethyltransferase — protein MPKKKSILDFYEMKKRGEKVVWITAYDAPTAACAEAAGVDMLLVGDSLGMCVYGYPSTIPVTMEMCIRHTEAVRRAAPNTFVIGDMPFMSYQTTTADAVYNAGRFLKEAGADAIKLEGGVRVADKIKAIVEAGIVVFGHIGLTPQSSGQLGGFKAQGRTLETAKLMLQDALAVQEAGAHALLVEAVAPEVTKLIHERLRIPVYGIGAGPHCDGQLLIVSDLLGIFEAFTPKFVKKYANLAEEMKKAFAQYAEEVRNGTFPGPEHVYPMLPGEAEKLSEL, from the coding sequence ATGCCCAAGAAAAAATCGATCCTCGACTTCTACGAAATGAAGAAGCGCGGCGAGAAAGTGGTCTGGATCACCGCCTATGACGCGCCCACCGCCGCCTGCGCCGAGGCCGCCGGCGTGGACATGCTGTTGGTCGGCGACTCGCTCGGTATGTGCGTCTACGGCTACCCGAGCACCATCCCGGTGACCATGGAAATGTGCATCCGCCATACCGAGGCGGTGCGCCGTGCGGCGCCCAACACCTTTGTCATCGGGGACATGCCGTTCATGTCCTATCAGACCACCACGGCGGACGCGGTCTATAACGCCGGCCGCTTCCTCAAGGAAGCCGGTGCAGACGCCATCAAGCTCGAGGGCGGCGTGCGCGTGGCGGATAAGATCAAGGCCATCGTCGAGGCCGGCATCGTTGTCTTCGGCCACATCGGCCTGACGCCGCAGTCCTCCGGCCAGCTCGGCGGGTTCAAGGCCCAGGGGCGCACCCTGGAGACCGCCAAGCTCATGCTGCAGGACGCCTTGGCCGTCCAGGAAGCCGGCGCGCATGCCCTGCTGGTCGAGGCCGTAGCCCCTGAGGTGACCAAGCTCATCCATGAGCGCCTCCGTATCCCAGTGTACGGCATCGGCGCCGGCCCCCACTGCGACGGCCAGCTTCTGATCGTCTCCGACCTGCTGGGCATCTTTGAGGCCTTCACTCCCAAGTTCGTCAAGAAGTACGCCAACCTGGCCGAGGAGATGAAAAAGGCCTTTGCCCAGTACGCCGAAGAGGTGCGCAACGGCACCTTCCCCGGCCCGGAGCACGTCTACCCCATGCTCCCCGGCGAGGCGGAAAAGCTCAGCGAGCTGTAA